CTCCTGCACCCGCCGGCTTGGTTTGGGGGGCCCAAGGCAGCTCCCTGGCGCCACCCCAAATGTACTGGGCCATTTGGGGGCTCAGTCCACTCTAGAGGACCCGCGGGCACGCGGAGACCCCAGTAAAaacctccctgctccccaccacctCTGCGCACCAGTCCTCACCAGACTGCTTAGCTGTTCAGTTGCGTCTCTGCCTGGTTCATTTGAGGCCCTTTTTTCAATACAGTTGGTGTTGGGCTGCTAGACTAAGAATGAAAAGTCCTAGGGCCCATCTGGCGGAAGCGTGGCCTTTGAGCGCCCTCCTCGCAGCAAAGCACCAGCAGTTAGAAGAAAGCAAAGAGGGGAACAGCTAGGTTTGGGGGGGGCAGATACCCGGGGTGCAGGAGTTGCCCTCCCTCCTGGTGGCAAGTTTGTGTTTACTTCCAGGAAGGGGCAGGAGGTGACACTGTGCGAGCTTCCTCCGCCCACACATTACCCCCCCCAAGCAGGGGACACAAGGAGCCCAATGATTTGGTCTGGGGGGTAACGCCAGAGGAGGGTAAGAGAGGGGGCCCAAGGTTAATACATCTTccggaaaaaaggaaggaatcccGGTTGAGGGTCTGCTGGTGGCTGGAAAGTCATGACAAAGGGCCCACCTTCCATATGAAAGAACCTGCACCCCAGAGAGAGGCTGAGGGGGCAGTGACCTGCATCTCGGGGAGACCCCCAACAACTTAGGGGGGAACAAACCCCCCCATACACAAACCTTTCCCTCTGCTGGCACCCGAGGCCCGGCTTACATCTGTGAACCTGCAATGCTCCGCGGTTAGAGTCCCCACTACAGCAGAGCTGGCCTGTTGCTCATCCGTTGTGCAGGGTGGTCGCCCTGGTTGTACCAAGGCCAGGACCGGCCTCGTGGGCGCCTGGCCAGACTGCTTCCTCTGACCCCCTCTCTCTACGCTGCCAGCCTAGCCACCAGTTCTTGGTGCCAGGCACCATGCACACCGTGCCCTGGGGAGCCCACACTGCCCTTCTGCGAGCCCAGCCAGACGCCCTGGGCCGCACCCATTCATttgcggggaggggggaggacggtctcacctgcagacccgcagacccgggGACTGGAGGGGAGCCCCGCGATAGCAAAGAGACTCTGTACAGGCGTTTCCACCGCTGCCAGCTCTCCAGACCTACCCACCCCACGCCTCATTGTTTCTTCTTCCATGAAGTTTTGCTCCTACGGCTCTGTTAAGGCTTCTGACTCGGGAGTGGGGGGAAcaaggggcggagaaaggaagGTCGTTGGGCGGCTAGgtccccaggtgtgtgtgtgtggggggggcacaaAGAGCCCCAGGACAGCCGCCGGCCCGCAGTTCTGGGACATCGTGTCCCCTCCACCCCTGAAGCCCCAGGCCGGTGCACACACTCCAGGCCGCCGGGGCGCGGGGTGGAGGGCGACCGAGCTAGCAGACTCCGCATGATGGAGGGCGGGGCGAGTTCCCGCTGGGACCTGCATAGAGGTTCCCCGACTCTGCACGCTCACTGTCGGGGCTCAGCCTCGAGGCTCACCCACGACTGTAGTCAGGGCGACCCAGGGGGGTGGGGCGGAGGCGCCtaaacccccctgcagggagcGTGCGAGGGGCTCTGGGACCAGTGACCACCCCTCCTCGGGTTACTCTCCAAGGCTCCTCCCCGGCGCCCCCCCACCTCCAGATTTGCATAAAAAAGGTCCGGAACGCTCCGGCTGGGCCCCAGCCGCCGCGCCTTCTGCTCCCCCGGGTCGGAGCCCCAGAGCGTACGCGGGCTCGCAGCGCCCCTCCGTCCGAGCCGAGCGCCCCCAGACTCCCGCAGCGAGTGGGCCCAGGCGGAGCGCCCCCCGCGCCCACCATGCCGCAGGGCCCCGGCTCGCTGCTGCTGCTCGTCCTGGCCTCGCACTGCTGCCTGGGCTCGGCGCGCGGGCTCTTCTTCGGGCCCCCCGACTTCTCCTACAAGCGCAGCAACTGCAAGCCCATCCCCGCCAACCTGCAGCTGTGCCACGGCATCGAGTACCAGAACATGCGGCTGCCCAACCTGCTGGGCCACGAGACCATGAAGGAGGTGCTGGAGCAGGCCGGCGCCTGGATCCCGCTGGTCATGAAGCAATGCCACCCCGACACCAAGAAATTCCTGTGCTCGCTCTTCGCCCCCGTGTGCCTCGACGACCTGGACGAGACCATCCAGCCGTGCCACTCGCTCTGCGTGCAGGTCAAGGACCGCTGCGCGCCCGTCATGTCCGCCTTCGGCTTCCCCTGGCCGGACATGCTCGAGTGCGACCGCTTCCCCCAGGACAACGACCTGTGCATTCCGCTCGCCAGCGGCGACCACCTCCTGCCGGCCACCGAGGAAGGTAAGCCCGCAGTGACCACCCCATCCCGTTCCGCTCCGCTGGGGGGTTTCCCTCAAGATGCGTCCCCTGCCCTAATCTGTCATCGCCACAAACTGagacaacacacatacacactgcctCATTTTCACCCCGAGGTATAGTTAGggccttttccccccttttgcttttAATTAAAGGAGTTGAAAAGGTGTCTGGCTTTTCCTTATCCATACGCAACTGTTTTAAGATTCTAACCTCAGAAAGTTCAACGCGTTGGAGAAATCCTGAGCCCTAGGCAGAAAGTTCCTTCCAGGAGGGTAAGAATCTAGGCTGGAGAACTTCTTccctacagacacacacacacacacacacacacacacacacacacacacacacaccaaaatgcACAGAGAACAGCTTGGCTCTGAGCACCTTGAAAATGGAGACTTGGCTGTAAGTGCCCAGGTGTTTAAGtgtctatgagaaaaaaaaaaattgtgtgatgACTTCTATCACTAATCAGCTTCTATCTTAGGGGTGGTTTGAACTAACtgaagaaaatcatgcaaaagagAGTTCCCccaagtttttttgttgttgttgttattgttattttgtgtgtgtgtgtgtgtgtgtgtgtgtgtgtgtgttcccccccctcaggaaaacagagggggagttCCTTTGCAAAAGCCATCAAAGCAATGAAAACCTCATGGGCCCTTGATACTCTTGCCTGAAAGAAACACAGACAATGTGGCTGAGCTGATTTTGGTCCcctgggagggagaagggggcttCCTAGTCCCCCTCAGAACCTCA
The sequence above is a segment of the Erinaceus europaeus chromosome 19, mEriEur2.1, whole genome shotgun sequence genome. Coding sequences within it:
- the SFRP2 gene encoding secreted frizzled-related protein 2, producing MPQGPGSLLLLVLASHCCLGSARGLFFGPPDFSYKRSNCKPIPANLQLCHGIEYQNMRLPNLLGHETMKEVLEQAGAWIPLVMKQCHPDTKKFLCSLFAPVCLDDLDETIQPCHSLCVQVKDRCAPVMSAFGFPWPDMLECDRFPQDNDLCIPLASGDHLLPATEEAPKVCEACKSKNEDDNDIMETLCKNDFALKIKVKEITYINRDTKIILETKSKTIYKLNGVSERDLKKSVLWLKDSLQCTCEEMNDINAPYLVMGQKLGGELVITSVKRWQKGQREFKRISRSIRKLQC